The following nucleotide sequence is from Streptomyces bathyalis.
GCTCTCGCCGAGCTGCGCCGCGTGCTCGGCGTCGTACGGGCGGAGCAGTCGGCGCCGCCCGCCGCGGCGTCCGGTGACCGTGGCGCCGAGGCGCCGCAGCCGGCCCTGGCCGATCTGGATGCCCTGCTCACGGGCGTACGCGCCGTCGGCACCCCCGTCGGCAAGACGGTTACGGGCGAGGTGCGCGAACTGCCGCGCGGCGTCGAGTTGTCGGCGTACCGCATCGTGCAGGAGGCGCTGAGCAACGCCGTACGCCACGCTCCGAAGGCACCGGTCACCGTCGAACTCCGGTACGGGCGGGACGGGTTGGACCTCCGCATCGTCAACGAGCCGTCCGCACACCCGGCTCCGCCCTCGCCCGGCGCCGGCCACGGGCTCACGGGCATGCGGGAGCGTGTTGCCATGCTGGGCGGGAAACTGCACGCCGGGCCGACGGAGGAAGGTGGTTTCGAGGTGACGGGATTCCTGCCGAGCGCGGCCGTCGCCGGGACCGGCGCCCACGAGCGGGTGGAGGCCGCCGATGGCTGACGAGCCCGCGATACGCGTCCTGATCGCCGACGACCAGGAGATGGTGCGCGAAGGCATCTCCGTGCTGCTCACGAGCCGGCCCGGCATCGACGTCGTCGGCGAGGCCGTCGACGGCCTCGACGCCGTGGAGAAGACGGCTGCGCTGCGCCCCGACGTCGCACTCCTCGACGTGCGGATGCCCGGCATGGACGGGCTGGAGGCCACCCGTGAGATCGTCGCGGCTTCCCCCGCGACGAAGGTGCTGATACTCACGACGTACGACGTGGACGAGTACGTCTACCGGGCGCTGCGGGCAGGGGCGAGCGGCTTCCTGCTCAAGGACGCCCCGGCGCGTCAACTCGCCGAAGGCATAAGGGTCGTGGCCACGGGAGGCGCTCTGCTCGCGCCCACCGTCACCCGCAGGCTGATCGAGGAGTTCAGCCGCACGCCCGCAGCCCCCGGCGGGCTGCGCGCCCCGCTCGTGACACGCGTCGCCGAACTGACCGGGAGGGAGACGGAGGTGCTTGCACTGGTGGCGCAGGGACTCTCGAACGCCGAGATCGGCGAGCACATCTTGGTCGCGGAGTCGACGGTGAAGACCCACGTCAGCCGCATCCTCGACAAACTCGCACTGCGTGACCGCACGCAGGCCGCGGTCTTCGCCTACGAGAGCGGAGTTGTCGCCGCTCGCGGTACGGAGCAGGGCGCGGACACTACAGAGACGGGCGTCCACAAGGGCAGACGCCCGGCCACCG
It contains:
- a CDS encoding response regulator, whose amino-acid sequence is MADEPAIRVLIADDQEMVREGISVLLTSRPGIDVVGEAVDGLDAVEKTAALRPDVALLDVRMPGMDGLEATREIVAASPATKVLILTTYDVDEYVYRALRAGASGFLLKDAPARQLAEGIRVVATGGALLAPTVTRRLIEEFSRTPAAPGGLRAPLVTRVAELTGRETEVLALVAQGLSNAEIGEHILVAESTVKTHVSRILDKLALRDRTQAAVFAYESGVVAARGTEQGADTTETGVHKGRRPATG